In Glycine max cultivar Williams 82 chromosome 7, Glycine_max_v4.0, whole genome shotgun sequence, a single window of DNA contains:
- the LOC100809581 gene encoding protein MAIN-LIKE 1, whose translation MAAQRVALQGGSGAMAVMRRIRPLGRIVARGRGKGDGDDSDGAPQRRRPTASACRRWVPVIVVDDVTAVPADSPAVPADSPADTSAEYAANEAEGFPSGPRDPSVLTEYVEHVAVSIWSRQERPELKLSSHGRKVHKLGMHVPAIEEMIVGTRLSPLIACSVDTDDRGLISSFVEKWHRETSTFHLPVGEVSITLDDVASLLHLSIVGDFHAFQPLHTDEVVLMLVELLMVSPEVAMAETGHCCGPYVRLQWLQDVYQRRCQTQHWTTVARAYLLHLLGCTLFANKSATHVHVVHLDALCDLTQARRYAWGVAGLVHMYDHFNDASISTSRLFAGYIMLLQCWIYKHFPSIAECNLDPDYDEVSPRACQWITTKKIVEKISTATYMKLLDRLRIPDVYWMQYAEHRPTSDPPRDVSATQPRHIPQEPAPASTHVDSDANKPRHAVNYYETRTKSEEAQKKEAFIKFVTENVNQSKADESMMISGIVTPPVAMEAKKTGQTVPQLSIIKAVPDVAFVPEATILALIAIKLTRKWHSRISHPFLKENDTPS comes from the exons ATGGCAGCGCAGAGGGTGGCTTTGCAAGGTGGGTCAGGAGCAATGGCAGTGATGAGG AGGATTAGGCCATTAGGTAGGATTGTTGCCAGAGGTCGGGGGAAAGGGGATGGTGATGATTCTGATGGTGCTCCCCAGCGCCGAAGGCCGACCGCATCGGCATGCAGGCGATGGGTACCTGTCATTGTTGTCGATGATGTGACTGCAGTACCTGCGGACTCGCCTGCAGTACCTGCGGACTCGCCTGCG GATACCAGTGCAGAGTATGCTGCAAATGAGGCTGAGGGATTTCCTAGTGGACCCAGGGACCCATCAGTGCTTACAGAGTATGTTGAGCATGTTGCAGTCAGCATATGGTCCAGACag gaacgACCTGAGTTGAAGTTATCCTCCCATGGGAGGAAGGTGCATAAATTAGGCATGCATGTTCCTGCAATTGAGGAGATGATTGTTGGGACAAGATTAAGTCCTCTGATCGCATGTTCAGTAGACACTGACGATCGGGGACTTATATCCTCGTTTGTCGAAAAATGGCACCGAGAGACGAGTACTTTCCATCTTCCAGTAGGGGAGGTATCCATCACGTTGGACGACGTCGCATCTCTTCTTCATTTGTCGATCGTTGGCGACTTCCACGCCTTCCAACCTCTGCACACCGACGAGGTGGTGCTAATGTTGGTTGAGTTACTGATGGTCTCACCAGAGGTAGCCATGGCCGAGACAGGACACTGTTGTGGACCATACGTACGCCTACAGTGGCTACAAGACGTATACCAACGCAGATGTCAGACCCAGCACTGGACAACTGTAGCTCGTGCTTATCTTCTGCATCTTctgggttgcactctttttgctaataagagtgcaacccATGTTCATGTTGTACACTTAGACGCCCTGTGTGACCTCACTCAGGCTAGGAGGTATGCATGGGGAGTTGCTGGCCTCGTCCATATGTACGATCACTTTAATGATGCCAGTATCAGCACCAGCCGACTGTTTGCTGGTTACATCATGTTGTTACAG TGTTGGATATATAAGCACTTTCCGTCTATTGCGGAGTGCAATCTTGATCCAGACTACGACGAGGTGTCACCACGTGCGTGTCAATGGATTACCACAAAGAAGATTGTCGAGAAGATATCTACAGCAACGTACATGAAGCTCCTGGATCGTCTTAGGATTCCAGATGTCTACTGGATGCAATATGCGGAGCACCGACCG ACATCAGATCCTCCTCGAGATGTATCTGCGACACAGCCCAGACATATCCCTCAGGAGCCAGCACCAGCATCGACACATGTGGATTCTGATGCGAACAAGCccagacatgcagtg AACTATTATGAAACACGGACTAAATCTGAGGAAGCTCAAAAAAAGGAGGCTTTCATCAAATTCGTTACTGAGAATGTGAATCAGAGCAAAGCAGATGAATCTATGATGATCTCTGGGATAGTGACTCCACCAGTTGCCATGGAAGCTAAGAAAACTGGCCAAACTGTGCCACAGTTAAGTATTATCAAAGCCGTCCCTGATGTTGCATTTGTTCCTGAAGCCACCATTTTGGCTCTCATTGCTATTAAACTCACCAGAAAATGGCATTCAAGAATATCTCATCCCTTCCTGAAAGAAAATGATACCCCTTCCTAG
- the LOC100807081 gene encoding uncharacterized protein LOC100807081 isoform 2 (isoform 2 is encoded by transcript variant 2) — MNFWKLYIASFMSILKLLLITALGAFLAHDRFNILRENARKHLNAMVYFVFTPALIYSSMSNTLTFRSMVMLWFMPLSILLTYIAGTVLGWILIKTIRVPHHLHGLVLGCCAAGNLASLPLIVVPTICKDKNSPFGDEVVCHKNGLAYASLSMAIGYTYAWSITFNVVRIYSPKISNEVKVDETTENSKSATENDPENLLKCPCGALVMAEDIAKPNGGMDQPDFECKVPNGQAKVPERLNIMKILAHKINNMKTLIAPSTMAAIMGLTIGVVPQFRKLLVADNALFHVVQDTITMLGDASVPAMVLLLGANLVKGLKGLGQQLPLIVGIIMVKFLALPAIGIGIVKGAAHFNLIHHDPLYQFVLLLQYALPPAIVVSTITQMFGFGEGECSAIMLATYSCSAILLTLWCTMFMWLVL, encoded by the exons ATGAATTTCTGGAAGCTTTACATTGCTTCATTTATGTCAATTCTGAAACTTTTGTTGATTACTGCTCTTGGGGCATTCCTTGCACATGATCGATTTAATATACTCAGAGAGAATGCCAGGAAGCACCTCAATGCT ATGGTATATTTTGTCTTCACCCCGGCTCTAATTTACAGCAGCATGTCGAATACCTTAACCTTTAGGAGCATGGTTATGCT GTGGTTCATGCCGTTAAGTATTCTTTTAACATATATTGCTGGGACAGTTCTTGGATGGATACTTATTAAAACTATTAGAGTTCCTCATCATCTACATGGCCTTGTGTTGGGGTGTTGTGCTGCAG GAAATCTGGCCAGTTTGCCTCTTATTGTAGTTCCAACTATCTGTAAAGACAAAAACAGTCCTTTTGGAGATGAGGTTGTTTGCCACAAAAATGGACTGGCATATGCTTCTCTATCAATGGCT ATAGGCTACACTTATGCTTGGTCTATTACATTCAACGTTGTCCGCATATATTCACCCAAGATCTCCAATGAAGTCAAAGTTGATGAAACCACTGAAAATTCAAAGTCTGCAACAGAAAATGATCCAGAAAACCTTTTAAAATGCCCTTGTGGAGCATTAGTCATGGCTGAGGATATAGCAAAGCCTAATGGTGGCATGGATCAACCTGATTTTGAATGTAAAGTGCCTAATGGACAGGCAAAG GTACCAGAAAGGCTAaacattatgaaaatattaGCTCACAAGATCAACAACATGAAGACACTAATTGCTCCTTCAACTATGGCAGCG ATTATGGGTTTGACAATTGGTGTTGTCCCTCAATTTCGAAAACTACTGGTTGCTGACAATGCTCTCTTCCATGTGGTTCAAGACACTATAACCATGCTGGG GGATGCAAGCGTTCCAGCAATGGTCTTACTGCTTGGGGCAAATCTTGTTAAGG GTTTAAAAGGATTAGGACAACAACTTCCACTTATTGTTGGcattattatggttaaatttcttGCCTTGCCAGCAATAGGTATAGGCATTGTTAAAGGTGCAGCTCATTTCAACTTGATCCACCATGATCCATTGTATCAGTTTGTTTTACTGCTTCAATATGCCCTCCCACCTGCAATAGTCGTGA GTACAATTACTCAAATGTTTGGATTTGGTGAGGGTGAATGCTCAGCTATCATGTTAGCAACATATTCATGTTCTGCAATTTTGCTTACACTCTGGTGCACAATGTTTATGTGGCTTGTACTATAA
- the LOC100807081 gene encoding uncharacterized protein isoform X2 gives MALCWGVVLQAGNLASLPLIVVPTICKDKNSPFGDEVVCHKNGLAYASLSMAIGYTYAWSITFNVVRIYSPKISNEVKVDETTENSKSATENDPENLLKCPCGALVMAEDIAKPNGGMDQPDFECKVPNGQAKVPERLNIMKILAHKINNMKTLIAPSTMAAIMGLTIGVVPQFRKLLVADNALFHVVQDTITMLGDASVPAMVLLLGANLVKGLKGLGQQLPLIVGIIMVKFLALPAIGIGIVKGAAHFNLIHHDPLYQFVLLLQYALPPAIVVSTITQMFGFGEGECSAIMLATYSCSAILLTLWCTMFMWLVL, from the exons ATGGCCTTGTGTTGGGGTGTTGTGCTGCAGGCAG GAAATCTGGCCAGTTTGCCTCTTATTGTAGTTCCAACTATCTGTAAAGACAAAAACAGTCCTTTTGGAGATGAGGTTGTTTGCCACAAAAATGGACTGGCATATGCTTCTCTATCAATGGCT ATAGGCTACACTTATGCTTGGTCTATTACATTCAACGTTGTCCGCATATATTCACCCAAGATCTCCAATGAAGTCAAAGTTGATGAAACCACTGAAAATTCAAAGTCTGCAACAGAAAATGATCCAGAAAACCTTTTAAAATGCCCTTGTGGAGCATTAGTCATGGCTGAGGATATAGCAAAGCCTAATGGTGGCATGGATCAACCTGATTTTGAATGTAAAGTGCCTAATGGACAGGCAAAG GTACCAGAAAGGCTAaacattatgaaaatattaGCTCACAAGATCAACAACATGAAGACACTAATTGCTCCTTCAACTATGGCAGCG ATTATGGGTTTGACAATTGGTGTTGTCCCTCAATTTCGAAAACTACTGGTTGCTGACAATGCTCTCTTCCATGTGGTTCAAGACACTATAACCATGCTGGG GGATGCAAGCGTTCCAGCAATGGTCTTACTGCTTGGGGCAAATCTTGTTAAGG GTTTAAAAGGATTAGGACAACAACTTCCACTTATTGTTGGcattattatggttaaatttcttGCCTTGCCAGCAATAGGTATAGGCATTGTTAAAGGTGCAGCTCATTTCAACTTGATCCACCATGATCCATTGTATCAGTTTGTTTTACTGCTTCAATATGCCCTCCCACCTGCAATAGTCGTGA GTACAATTACTCAAATGTTTGGATTTGGTGAGGGTGAATGCTCAGCTATCATGTTAGCAACATATTCATGTTCTGCAATTTTGCTTACACTCTGGTGCACAATGTTTATGTGGCTTGTACTATAA
- the LOC100807081 gene encoding uncharacterized protein LOC100807081 isoform 1 (isoform 1 is encoded by transcript variant 1) translates to MNFWKLYIASFMSILKLLLITALGAFLAHDRFNILRENARKHLNAMVYFVFTPALIYSSMSNTLTFRSMVMLWFMPLSILLTYIAGTVLGWILIKTIRVPHHLHGLVLGCCAAGNLASLPLIVVPTICKDKNSPFGDEVVCHKNGLAYASLSMAIGYTYAWSITFNVVRIYSPKISNEVKVDETTENSKSATENDPENLLKCPCGALVMAEDIAKPNGGMDQPDFECKVPNGQAKVPERLNIMKILAHKINNMKTLIAPSTMAAIMGLTIGVVPQFRKLLVADNALFHVVQDTITMLGDASVPAMVLLLGANLVKGLKGLGQQLPLIVGIIMVKFLALPAIGIGIVKGAAHFNLIHHDPLYQFVLLLQYALPPAIVVSKLFMMLKH, encoded by the exons ATGAATTTCTGGAAGCTTTACATTGCTTCATTTATGTCAATTCTGAAACTTTTGTTGATTACTGCTCTTGGGGCATTCCTTGCACATGATCGATTTAATATACTCAGAGAGAATGCCAGGAAGCACCTCAATGCT ATGGTATATTTTGTCTTCACCCCGGCTCTAATTTACAGCAGCATGTCGAATACCTTAACCTTTAGGAGCATGGTTATGCT GTGGTTCATGCCGTTAAGTATTCTTTTAACATATATTGCTGGGACAGTTCTTGGATGGATACTTATTAAAACTATTAGAGTTCCTCATCATCTACATGGCCTTGTGTTGGGGTGTTGTGCTGCAG GAAATCTGGCCAGTTTGCCTCTTATTGTAGTTCCAACTATCTGTAAAGACAAAAACAGTCCTTTTGGAGATGAGGTTGTTTGCCACAAAAATGGACTGGCATATGCTTCTCTATCAATGGCT ATAGGCTACACTTATGCTTGGTCTATTACATTCAACGTTGTCCGCATATATTCACCCAAGATCTCCAATGAAGTCAAAGTTGATGAAACCACTGAAAATTCAAAGTCTGCAACAGAAAATGATCCAGAAAACCTTTTAAAATGCCCTTGTGGAGCATTAGTCATGGCTGAGGATATAGCAAAGCCTAATGGTGGCATGGATCAACCTGATTTTGAATGTAAAGTGCCTAATGGACAGGCAAAG GTACCAGAAAGGCTAaacattatgaaaatattaGCTCACAAGATCAACAACATGAAGACACTAATTGCTCCTTCAACTATGGCAGCG ATTATGGGTTTGACAATTGGTGTTGTCCCTCAATTTCGAAAACTACTGGTTGCTGACAATGCTCTCTTCCATGTGGTTCAAGACACTATAACCATGCTGGG GGATGCAAGCGTTCCAGCAATGGTCTTACTGCTTGGGGCAAATCTTGTTAAGG GTTTAAAAGGATTAGGACAACAACTTCCACTTATTGTTGGcattattatggttaaatttcttGCCTTGCCAGCAATAGGTATAGGCATTGTTAAAGGTGCAGCTCATTTCAACTTGATCCACCATGATCCATTGTATCAGTTTGTTTTACTGCTTCAATATGCCCTCCCACCTGCAATAGTCGTGAGTAAGTTGTTTATGATGCTTAAACATTAG